The following are from one region of the Nicotiana tomentosiformis chromosome 7, ASM39032v3, whole genome shotgun sequence genome:
- the LOC138896190 gene encoding secreted RxLR effector protein 161-like has product MGELNFFLGLQVRQSQKGTLISQQKYIKELLKRFDMEASKVIDTPIATATRLDMDEPGFPVNQTMYRGIIGSLLYLTASRPDIVFGVGLCARFQSNPKESHLKTAKRILRYLKGMQDLFLYYPSSDSFNIVGYADANYAGYLVDRKSTSRMEYFLGSCIISWVTRKQNSVALSTAEAEYVVVASCCAQLLWIKQ; this is encoded by the coding sequence atgggagaattAAATTTCTTCCTGGGACTTCAAGTGAGGCAATCTCAAAAGGGGACAttgataagtcagcagaagtacatcAAGGAGCTGCTGAAAAGGTTTGACATGGAAGCATCAAAAgttattgacactcctattgccacagctactcgtctagacatggatgaacctggtttccctgtaaatcagaccatgtatagagggattatagggtcactcttgtatctcactGCAAGCAGACCAGACATTGTGTTTGGCGTGGgtctttgtgcaagatttcaatctaatccaaaggaatctcatctgaagaCTGCCAAGAGAATATTGAGATATCTCAAAGGAATGCAGGACTTGTTTCTCTACTATCCCTCAAGTGACAGCTTTAATATTGTTGGGTATGCTGATGCTAATTATGCAGGATATCTGGTGGACAGGAAAAGCACGTCTAGAATGGAATATTTCCTAGGTTCCTGTATAATCTCATGGGttacaaggaagcaaaactctGTGGCACTCTCAACTGCAGAAGCGGAATATGTAGTAGTTGCTTCTTGCTGTGCTCAATTGCTGTGGATCAAACAGTAG
- the LOC117277962 gene encoding uncharacterized protein, whose translation MAAPPNFKEGDGPFVPTKTSGDAAVTIPKTRKEFNDDDRKAIEKNFHAKKILVCGIDSDEYNRISICQLAKEIWEALQTAHEGTTQVKQSKIDMLTTEYKLFGIKDDESIQDMHTRFTSIINELHSLGEIITSERYYRGERLAEADHR comes from the exons atggctgctccaccaaactttaaAGAAG GAGATGGACCCTTCGTTCCCACAAAAACCAGTGGTGACGCTGCTGTAACTATTCCCAAAACAAGAAAAGAATTTAATGATGACGACCGGAAAGCCATAGAGAAAAATTTTCATGCAAAGAAAATCCTTGTCTGTGGTATTGATTCTGATGAATACAATAGGATATCGATATGTCAGTTAGCCAAGGAAATCTGGGAAGCTCTCCAGACAGCTCATGAAGGAACAACACAGGTCAAGCAATCCAAGATCGACATGCTCACAACTGAATACAAGCTCTTCGGGATAAAAGATGATGAATCCATCCAAGATATGCATACTCGCTTCACCTCTATCATTAATGAGCTCCACTCTCTTGGTGAAATTATTACAAGTGAACGCTATTATAGAGGCGAAAGACTTGCAGAAGCTGACCATCGATGA